One segment of Hippopotamus amphibius kiboko isolate mHipAmp2 chromosome 4, mHipAmp2.hap2, whole genome shotgun sequence DNA contains the following:
- the NT5C3A gene encoding cytosolic 5'-nucleotidase 3A isoform X2, producing the protein MPNQDSAVHVKMMPEFQKNSVRIKNPTRVEEIICGLIKGGAAKLQIITDFDMTLSRFSYRGKRCPSCHNVIDNCKLITDECREKLLQLKEKYYAIEVDPVLTMEEKYPYIVEWYTKSHGLLVEQALPKAKLKEIVEESDIMLKEGYENFFDKLQQYGIPVFIFSAGIGDVLEEVIRQAGVYYSNVKVVSNFMDFDDNGLLKGFKGELIHVFNKHDGSLKNTEYFNQLKNNSNIILLGDSQGDLKMADGVANVEYILKIGYLNDRVDELLEKYMDSYDIVLVKDESLDVANSILQKIL; encoded by the exons ATGCCAGAATTCCAGAAAAATTCAGTTCGCATCAAGAACCCTACAAGAGTAGAAGAAATTATCTGTGGTCTTATCAAAGGAGGAGCTGCCAAACTTCAG aTAATAACAGACTTTGATATGACACTGAGCCGATTTTCCTACAGAGGGAAAAGATGCCCATCGTGTCATA atGTCATTGACAACTGTAAGCTAATTACAGATGAATGTCGAGAAAAG TTACTGCAACTAAAGGAAAAGTATTATGCTATTGAAGTTGATCCTGTTCTTACTATGGAAGAGAAGTACCCTTATATAGTAGAATG GTATACTAAATCACATGGTTTGCTTGTTGAACAGGCTTTACCGAAAGCCAAACTTAAAGAAATTGTGGAAGAATCTGACATTATGCTCAA GGAAGGATATGAGAATTTCTTTGATAAGCTGCAACAATATGGCATTCCTGTGTTCATATTTTCGGCTGGTATCGGTGATGTACTGGAGGAGGTTATCCGTCAAGCTGGTGTTTATTACTCAAATGTCAAAGTAGTGTCCAACTTCATGGATTTTGATGACAAT ggGCTGCTCAAAGGATTTAAAGGAGAACTAATTCATGTGTTTAACAAACATGATGGTTCCTTGAAGAATACGGAATATTTCAATCAACTGAAAAATAATAGCAACATCATTCTGCTGGGAGACTCCCAAGGGGACTTAAAAATGGCAGATGGAGTAGCCAATGTTGAATACATTCTGAAAATTGGATATCTAAATGATAGA GTGGATGAGCTTTTAGAAAAGTACATGGACTCTTATGATATTGTTCTAGTAAAAGATGAATCATTGGACGTAGCCAACTCTATCTTACAGAAGATTCTATAA
- the NT5C3A gene encoding cytosolic 5'-nucleotidase 3A isoform X3 yields the protein MPEFQKNSVRIKNPTRVEEIICGLIKGGAAKLQIITDFDMTLSRFSYRGKRCPSCHNVIDNCKLITDECREKLLQLKEKYYAIEVDPVLTMEEKYPYIVEWYTKSHGLLVEQALPKAKLKEIVEESDIMLKEGYENFFDKLQQYGIPVFIFSAGIGDVLEEVIRQAGVYYSNVKVVSNFMDFDDNGLLKGFKGELIHVFNKHDGSLKNTEYFNQLKNNSNIILLGDSQGDLKMADGVANVEYILKIGYLNDRVDELLEKYMDSYDIVLVKDESLDVANSILQKIL from the exons ATGCCAGAATTCCAGAAAAATTCAGTTCGCATCAAGAACCCTACAAGAGTAGAAGAAATTATCTGTGGTCTTATCAAAGGAGGAGCTGCCAAACTTCAG aTAATAACAGACTTTGATATGACACTGAGCCGATTTTCCTACAGAGGGAAAAGATGCCCATCGTGTCATA atGTCATTGACAACTGTAAGCTAATTACAGATGAATGTCGAGAAAAG TTACTGCAACTAAAGGAAAAGTATTATGCTATTGAAGTTGATCCTGTTCTTACTATGGAAGAGAAGTACCCTTATATAGTAGAATG GTATACTAAATCACATGGTTTGCTTGTTGAACAGGCTTTACCGAAAGCCAAACTTAAAGAAATTGTGGAAGAATCTGACATTATGCTCAA GGAAGGATATGAGAATTTCTTTGATAAGCTGCAACAATATGGCATTCCTGTGTTCATATTTTCGGCTGGTATCGGTGATGTACTGGAGGAGGTTATCCGTCAAGCTGGTGTTTATTACTCAAATGTCAAAGTAGTGTCCAACTTCATGGATTTTGATGACAAT ggGCTGCTCAAAGGATTTAAAGGAGAACTAATTCATGTGTTTAACAAACATGATGGTTCCTTGAAGAATACGGAATATTTCAATCAACTGAAAAATAATAGCAACATCATTCTGCTGGGAGACTCCCAAGGGGACTTAAAAATGGCAGATGGAGTAGCCAATGTTGAATACATTCTGAAAATTGGATATCTAAATGATAGA GTGGATGAGCTTTTAGAAAAGTACATGGACTCTTATGATATTGTTCTAGTAAAAGATGAATCATTGGACGTAGCCAACTCTATCTTACAGAAGATTCTATAA
- the NT5C3A gene encoding cytosolic 5'-nucleotidase 3A isoform X4, whose translation MPNQDSAVHVKMIITDFDMTLSRFSYRGKRCPSCHNVIDNCKLITDECREKLLQLKEKYYAIEVDPVLTMEEKYPYIVEWYTKSHGLLVEQALPKAKLKEIVEESDIMLKEGYENFFDKLQQYGIPVFIFSAGIGDVLEEVIRQAGVYYSNVKVVSNFMDFDDNGLLKGFKGELIHVFNKHDGSLKNTEYFNQLKNNSNIILLGDSQGDLKMADGVANVEYILKIGYLNDRVDELLEKYMDSYDIVLVKDESLDVANSILQKIL comes from the exons aTAATAACAGACTTTGATATGACACTGAGCCGATTTTCCTACAGAGGGAAAAGATGCCCATCGTGTCATA atGTCATTGACAACTGTAAGCTAATTACAGATGAATGTCGAGAAAAG TTACTGCAACTAAAGGAAAAGTATTATGCTATTGAAGTTGATCCTGTTCTTACTATGGAAGAGAAGTACCCTTATATAGTAGAATG GTATACTAAATCACATGGTTTGCTTGTTGAACAGGCTTTACCGAAAGCCAAACTTAAAGAAATTGTGGAAGAATCTGACATTATGCTCAA GGAAGGATATGAGAATTTCTTTGATAAGCTGCAACAATATGGCATTCCTGTGTTCATATTTTCGGCTGGTATCGGTGATGTACTGGAGGAGGTTATCCGTCAAGCTGGTGTTTATTACTCAAATGTCAAAGTAGTGTCCAACTTCATGGATTTTGATGACAAT ggGCTGCTCAAAGGATTTAAAGGAGAACTAATTCATGTGTTTAACAAACATGATGGTTCCTTGAAGAATACGGAATATTTCAATCAACTGAAAAATAATAGCAACATCATTCTGCTGGGAGACTCCCAAGGGGACTTAAAAATGGCAGATGGAGTAGCCAATGTTGAATACATTCTGAAAATTGGATATCTAAATGATAGA GTGGATGAGCTTTTAGAAAAGTACATGGACTCTTATGATATTGTTCTAGTAAAAGATGAATCATTGGACGTAGCCAACTCTATCTTACAGAAGATTCTATAA